From the genome of Lutzomyia longipalpis isolate SR_M1_2022 chromosome 2, ASM2433408v1, one region includes:
- the LOC129788811 gene encoding exportin-6, with amino-acid sequence MASSIEAAGQKLSYCDIESLWLIFNAPGTSNEKKQEIEARLRHFQLQTDAWQQCLAHLGDFGASIWFFNASTVEVTICRAWEGLPVSNRVAVRSTLWGIYVKMGSGERFQRNKVAQLIALIGKREFPHEHPSFMSDVAGLLKEHFMLGIVLLRSTSEEVTSTKEDVTCERKRQFQACVGVCVPEIFRLLSKFLSVTLHRVSGRGGQQIFVNTGEVRLEEYERNLERGSVELLTCIQHMLSWVPFEHVLDDFLLGALFELAKWNAAHSNVATSTLTTICELFYRQSAIPHVAIATGIMALLQDDLRNASEMYQDKLTELLRLFTTQQTSRWIADETFLNLLCALHKFTFAGYGALAFTERLAIWTPIIKTLIPKGFGTYSELLMSLAAGTVNKMQFQNDQTDGFLDLLDNSTLDDDLETEWQHFLNQCIETVALIAEGSPEPVLEIVLNAWKASFEVFLVIEKAIISESSLWTSASKCHYIHCVLRDLSSLCQTLSRLVPIIEACSERVSEFVLTVAIGLVLTVKFLATKKPYRMPSFSKEIQADFAETLAQMLAALRGLLPWSTVLKFDASVNSLIDVVVQILLPTNVPEPKIVTLAAAQLLLSISSIMRPGGLHEQSGMLQLIHAGRNLPHLDQQTSQLVFQSICNCLILPHAGQNEVHNEAILSQRAQRLGEYINTLAKDLLTIGLCTSKVTECVTSVLPILREILDYYESAASATKQILLMAFRGILDKSLLIYNEQYLQAPPQLTDAVLTFALSTIRTLQIQLGTENIRHILSIFFNACTKNTFTESRMKSTETLLQIFCLIVRTSRASAFLPAILELTLDHLVPFLVQERNWMTKSDIVATLYELFDAILINHWSYFYKTSVLRGLKTEPPTEGEKIQHKERFLAILTMYGDALVQNDPHICQIVLKSLQAVNEHWKLYQREAFQTHLLPSFQYTIINCLLMPEGALVYDQLMQTLFTMGQVSTHTLYSSFLTAGFSPESDVIREICATSDLPTFSFRMGYLIQDTRCGQNSKALTES; translated from the exons ATG GCTTCTTCCATTGAGGCTGCTGGCCAGAAGCTCTCCTACTGTGACATTGAGTCCCTCTGGTTGATTTTCAATGCCCCCGGGACGAGTAATGAGAAAAAACAGGAGATTGAGGCGAGACTGAGGCACTTCCAGCTACAGACTGATGCCTGGCAGCAGTGTTTGGCGCATTTGGGTGACTTTGGGGCTTCAATATGGTTCTTCAATGCCTCCACAGTGGAGGTGACCATCTGCCGGGCATGGGAGGGGCTCCCGGTGAGCAATCGTGTGGCTGTGAGGAGCACCCTGTGGgggatttatgtgaaaatggGCTCAGGGGAGAGATTCCAGCGCAACAAAGTTGCCCAGCTGATTGCTTTGATTGGCAAGAGGGAATTCCCCCATGAACATCCGAGTTTTATGAGTGACGTTGCGGGTTTGCTGAAGGAACACTTTATGCTGGGAATTGTCCTCCTGCGGTCCACATCGGAGGAAGTTACGAGCACAAAGGAGGATGTAACGTGTGAGAGGAAGAGACAATTTCAGGCATGTGTGGGGGTGTGTGTACCTGAAATCTTTCGGCTTCTCAGTAAATTCCTCTCGGTGACATTGCACAGAGTTTCCGGACGTGGTGGGCAGCAAATCTTCGTGAATACCGGTGAGGTACGGCTGGAGGAGTATGAGAGGAATTTGGAGCGTGGGAGTGTGGAATTACTCACGTGTATTCAGCACATGCTGTCGTGGGTGCCATTTGAGCATGTACTGGATGACTTCCTACTGGGGGCTCTCTTTGAACTGGCCAAGTGGAACGCTGCCCATTCAAACGTGGCAACCTCCACCCTGACCACAATTTGTGAGCTCTTCTACCGCCAAAGCGCCATTCCGCACGTTGCCATTGCCACGGGGATCATGGCACTCCTGCAGGATGATCTGCGGAATGCCTCAGAGATGTATCAGGATAAATTGACTGAGCTTCTGCGGTTGTTTACAACGCAACAAACCTCCCGGTGGATTGCAGATGAAACCTTCCTCAATCTCCTTTGTGCTCTGCACAAGTTCACCTTTGCCGGCTACGGAGCCCTCGCTTTCACGGAACGCCTGGCAATTTGGACGCCAATCATTAAAACCCTCATCCCGAAGGGCTTCGGCACGTACTCTGAGCTCTTGATGAGCCTCGCTGCGGGCACAGTGAATAAGATGCAATTTCAGAATGATCAAACGGATGGATTTCTCGATCTTCTGGACAATTCCACATTGGACGATGATCTGGAGACGGAATGGCAGCATTTCCTCAATCAGTGCATTGAGACTGTGGCACTAATTGCCGAGGGTAGCCCTGAGCCTGTCCTGGAGATTGTCCTGAATGCCTGGAAGGCATCCTTTGAGGTTTTCCTCGTGATTGAGAAGGCCATAATAAGTGAATCGAGTCTCTGGACGAGTGCTTCCAAGTGCCACTACATCCACTGCGTCCTGCGTGATCTCTCATCCCTCTGTCAGACCCTCTCACGCCTCGTGCCCATCATTGAGGCCTGCTCTGAGCGTGTGTCTGAATTCGTTCTCACCGTGGCCATTGGACTGGTGCTTACGGTGAAATTCCTCGCCACGAAGAAGCCCTACCGGATGCCGTCATTCAGCAAGGAGATTCAGGCGGATTTTGCCGAGACACTGGCACAAATGCTGGCTGCCCTTCGTGGACTCCTCCCCTGGTCGACTGTGTTGAAATTCGATGCTTCCGTGAATTCCCTCATTGACGTTGTTGTGCAAATTCTCCTGCCCACGAATGTTCCGGAACCGAAAATTGTCACCTTGGCTGCTGCTCAGCTCCTCCTCAGCATTAGCTCAATTATGCGTCCGGGAGGGTTGCACGAGCAGAGCGGAATGCTCCAGCTCATCCACGCTGGGAGGAATCTTCCACATCTCGACCAGCAAACTAGTCAACTTGTTTTTCAATCCATCTGCAACTGCCTCATCCTTCCGCATGCAGGACAAAATGAAGTGCACAATGAAGCAATTCTCAGTCAACGTGCTCAACGTCTTGGGGAGTACATCAATACCCTGGCAAAGGATCTCCTGACCATTGGACTGTGCACATCAAAGGTCACCGAATGCGTCACGTCTGTCCTTCCAATCCTCCGGGAGATTCTCGATTACTACGAAAGTGCTGCATCGGCGACAAAACAAATCCTCCTGATGGCCTTCCGGGGAATTCTCGATAAGAGTTTACTCATCTACAATGAACAGTACCTCCAGGCACCGCCGCAACTCACCGACGCCGTTCTCACGTTTGCCTTAAGCACCATCCGGACGTTGCAAATTCAACTGGGCACAGAGAACATCCGGCACATCTTgagtattttcttcaatgcCTGCACAAAGAATACCTTCACGGAATCCCGAATGAAGTCCACGGAGACACTTTTGCAGATTTTCTGCCTCATTGTCCGGACTTCGCGTGCATCGGCCTTCCTGCCGGCAATCCTGGAGCTGACCCTGGATCACTTGGTGCCATTCCTCGTGCAGGAACGCAATTGGATGACAAAATCCGACATTGTGGCCACACTGTATGAGCTCTTTGATGCAATTCTCATCAATCACTGGAGCTATTTCTACAAGACAAGCGTTCTGCGTGGCCTTAAGACTGAACCACCGACTGAGGGTGAGAAGATTCAGCACAAGGAACGCTTCCTGGCCATTCTCACCATGTACGGCGATGCACTCGTGCAGAATGATCCGCACATTTGTCAGATTGTCCTGAAATCCCTGCAGGCGGTCAATGAGCACTGGAAGCTGTATCAGCGTGAAGCATTCCAGACCCACTTGCTGCCATCATTCCAATATACAATCATCAATTGCCTCCTAATGCCCGAGGGGGCACTCGTGTACGATCAGCTCATGCAGACACTCTTCACGATGGGTCAAGTTAGCACCCACACGCTCTATTCATCATTCCTAACGGCGGGATTCTCACCAGAGTCTGATGTTATCCGGGAGATTTGTGCGACGTCG
- the LOC129788814 gene encoding monocarboxylate transporter 5 — protein MTHGPTAPRKKTVGDGTEEDVQLPAPPDGGWGWMVAFASFAIHIVTDGMTYSFGMFYVEFLAYFGEDKSYTAWIVSILVGVTLCSGPISSAFVNRYGCRAVTIAGSLLAGICLVISVFAQNVLTLIVTVGFGTGFGFGLIYLPAIVSVTMYFEKYRSLATGIAVCGSGLGTFIFAPLTEHLIKNYGWRGAMLIIAGIVLNCMIFGAMFRPLEAPKKKKKRRSTDDEMSLKVLGSSSNNASGNNRLRLVSDSRLLVAEEQESSIQRSASIAQDMTQDSPPSRRDPNGNIENGIRQTSSQPLLTSSALLRASTRSAGSGTMYRADILYQGSLLNIPQYRSRGELAITESDRYGSLRRDGTPAHKEISEEFIVCGCVPCSKETKDTFREMLNFSIMHDAVFILFAVSNFCTSIGFYVPYVFLAAQGEEQGLSTEETSYLLATIGIANTIGRIILGYLSDKPWVNRLGVYNTCLTICGIATALSIFCLDFTSLMIYSVVFGFTIGAYVGLTSVILVDLLGLDKLTNAFGLLLLFQGIASLVGPPLAGWLYDETKTYTPAFLMAGITIAVSGVVLFGIPPLQRYLKRRRSSCFDSASL, from the exons atgaccCACGGACCAACAGCTCCACGGAAGAAGACCGTTGGTGATGGTACAGAAGAAGATGTACAGCTACCAGCACCACCAGATGGTGGATGGGG ATGGATGGTGGCCTTTGCCTCATTTGCCATTCACATTGTCA cTGATGGTATGACCTACTCCTTTGGTATGTTCTACGTGGAATTCCTGGCGTATTTTGGGGAGGATAAGAGCTACACGGCGTGGATTGTGTCTATATTGGTCGGTGTTACCCTGTGCTCAG GTCCAATATCATCAGCTTTCGTCAATCGATATGGATGCCGTGCTGTGACAATCGCGGGATCCTTATTAGCAGGAATCTGCTTAGTTATCAGTGTATTCGCACAGAATGTCCTAACGCTCATTGTAACCGTTGGCTTTGGCACAGGCTTTGGGTTTGGCCTCATCTACCTTCCGGCCATTGTGAGTGTGACGATGTACTTTGAAAAGTATCGATCCCTAGCCACGGGGATTGCTGTATGTGGATCTGGGCTGGGTACCTTCATCTTTGCTCCCCTGACGGAGCACCTAATTAAGAACTACGGCTGGCGCGGGGCAATGCTAATTATTGCTGGAATTGTGCTCAATTGCATGATTTTCGGTGCAATGTTTCGTCCTTTGGAGGCaccgaagaagaagaaaaaacgaagaagCACCGATGATGAAATGTCCCTCAAGGTACTCGGATCAAGCAGTAATAATGCATCAGGTAACAATAGACTGAGACTCGTATCAGATAGTCGACTACTCGTTGCTGAGGAGCAGGAATCATCAATTCAGCGATCAGCTAGCATTGCTCAGGATATGACACAGGATTCACCGCCTAGTAGAAGAGATCCCAATGGGAATATTGAGAATGGCATAAGGCAGACCTCAAGTCAGCCACTTCTTACGTCTTCCGCACTACTACGGGCAAGTACTCGCTCGGCGGGAAGTGGAACAATGTACAGAGCTGATATCCTGTATCAGGGATCCCTGCTGAATATCCCACAATATCGTTCACGTGGCGAACTTGCCATCACCGAATCCGATCGCTATGGCTCACTGAGGCGTGATGGCACTCCGGCTCATAAGGAGATCTCCGAGGAATTTATTGTGTGCGGATGCGTACCATGCTCCAAAGAAACCAAAGATACATTCCGAGAAATGCTAAATTTCTCCATAATGCACGATGCTGTCTTCATCCTCTTTGCCGTATCGAATTTCTGCACTAGCATTGGGTTCTACGTCCCGTATGTCTTCTTAGCAGCACAAGGTGAAGAACAGGGTCTATCCACGGAGGAAACAAGCTACTTGCTGGCAACTATTGGAATAGCCAATACAATTGGACGAATCATTTTGGGATATCTATCCGATAAACCATGGGTCAATCGACTGGGAGTGTACAACACGTGTCTTACTATTTGCGGAATcg caacGGCCTTATCAATCTTTTGCCTAGACTTCACCTCGTTGATGATTTATTCAGTAGTTTTCGGATTTACAATTGGTGCTTACGTGGGATTAACTTCAGTAATCCTAGTTGACTTACTAGGCCTGGATAAATTGACCAATGCATTTGGCCTTCTGCTCCTCTTCCAGGGCATTGCATCACTCGTAGGACCACCCCTTGCTG GATGGCTCTATGATGAGACAAAAACATACACTCCTGCATTTCTCATGGCGGGAATTACAATTGCCGTCAGCGGAGTTGTTCTATTTGGCATTCCACCACTTCAGCGATACCTCAAAAGGAGACGTTCATCGTGCTTTGATAGTGCATCGCTGTGA
- the LOC129788815 gene encoding SET domain-containing protein SmydA-8 isoform X2 has protein sequence MDSDCDALRLALVHHLGALHTDDYPWALGVSPLGGRGLFAVRDIRTDEVIFEDHPIVVGPRAGRDEDATCVVCHAHVSRCEVCPRGCGLPICNTNSTCASSENHVAECNLVASWKPLKPETVSNSILRALTPIRSLLLPPEALALLNMLQANHCNQSEVDINRAVAEFSNFPHNNPEILKQLYKTSAVLNTNAFETKLVSEYEDRKSLRGLYPLACMMNHQCVPNVRYCFDAKHVMRVQATKVIPRGEEIFTSYIQIFWGTYARRVHLTATKDFMCNCARCTDPTECGTYLSALCCPKESCKGRMLPVNPLHLGSAWSCDKCSTQLNNKKIARVQDVLSAQIITKLRKGDPKLVFDFLKTCINNIMPGSNQFIVELKLFIIWNVGNNEKYDYTLEDLQAKEKFCLELMELLEQMGAGECTIKALIYFELYKCRDQLAKLQPKEDEEQEVSNRILNRKLLDRSWSMLKWSVGAPPQLRQLMQQIDGIQELENHH, from the exons ATGGACAGTGATTGTGATGCCCTGAGATTGGCCCTTGTGCACCACTTGGGTGCACTCCACACCGATGACTACCCCTGGGCACTCGGTGTGTCCCCCTTGGGCGGTCGTGGCCTCTTTGCCGTGCGGGACATCCGCACGGATGAGGTCATCTTTGAGGATCACCCAATCGTGGTGGGTCCGCGTGCTGGTCGCGACGAAGATGCAACATGTGTCGTGTGCCATGCACACGTGTCACGGTGTGAGGTGTGCCCAAGGGGCTGTGGTCTACCCATATGCAACACAAATTCCACATGTGCAAGTAGCGAGAATCACGTCGCTGAATGCAATCTCGTGGCATCGTGGAAGCCCCTCAAGCCCGAAACTGTGTCCAACAGCATCCTCAGGGCTCTTACCCCAATAAGGAGTCTCCTGTTGCCTCCTGAAGCATTGGCTCTTCTCAATATGCTCCAG gcCAACCATTGCAATCAATCGGAAGTTGATATCAATCGAGCTGTTGCagaattcagcaattttccccacaacaATCCAGAAATTCTCAAGCAATTGTACAAGACATCAGCAGTGCTCAATACCAATGCCTTTGAGACGAAACTGGTGTCGGAATATGAGGATCGGAAGAGCCTTCGAG GACTCTACCCCTTGGCCTGCATGATGAATCATCAATGTGTGCCCAATGTGAGGTACTGCTTCGATGCAAAACACGTTATGCGCGTCCAGGCCACCAAAGTCATTCCACGTGGCGAAGAAATCTTCACGTCCTACATTCAAATCTTCTGGGGCACCTACGCACGACGTGTCCATTTGACGGCAACAAAGGACTTCATGTGCAACTGTGCACGATGCACAGATCCCACA GAGTGTGGAACATATTTATCAGCTCTCTGCTGCCCCAAGGAGTCATGCAAGGGTCGTATGTTGCCAGTGAATCCCCTACATTTGGGTTCTGCATGGTCATGCGATAAGTGCAGTACTCAGCTGAATAACAAGAAGATAGCTCGTGTGCAGGATGTTCTTTCAGCACAAATTATCACAAAACTCCGCAAGGGAGACCCAAAGCTTGTGTTTGACTTCCTCAAGACTTGCATCAACAACATCATGCCAGGATCGaatcaatttattgttgaATTGAAGCTCTTTATCATCTGGAATGTGgggaataatgaaaaatatg ATTACACGTTGGAGGATTTGCAGGCTAAGGAGAAGTTTTGCCTGGAGCTGATGGAATTACTTGAGCAAATGGGTGCTGGTGAATGTACAATAAAAGCTCTAATCTACTTTGAGCTTTACAAGTGTCGGGATCAATTAGCAAAATTGCAACCAAAGGAGGATGAG gAACAGGAAGTAAGCAATCGGATTTTAAATCGTAAACTCCTCGATAGAAGTTGGTCAATGCTCAAATGGAGTGTTGGAGCACCACCGCAACTTCGGCAGCTCATGCAGCAAATAGATGGAATCCAAGAACTTGAGAATcatcattga
- the LOC129788815 gene encoding SET domain-containing protein SmydA-8 isoform X1, which yields MDSDCDALRLALVHHLGALHTDDYPWALGVSPLGGRGLFAVRDIRTDEVIFEDHPIVVGPRAGRDEDATCVVCHAHVSRCEVCPRGCGLPICNTNSTCASSENHVAECNLVASWKPLKPETVSNSILRALTPIRSLLLPPEALALLNMLQANHCNQSEVDINRAVAEFSNFPHNNPEILKQLYKTSAVLNTNAFETKLVSEYEDRKSLRGSGRGLYPLACMMNHQCVPNVRYCFDAKHVMRVQATKVIPRGEEIFTSYIQIFWGTYARRVHLTATKDFMCNCARCTDPTECGTYLSALCCPKESCKGRMLPVNPLHLGSAWSCDKCSTQLNNKKIARVQDVLSAQIITKLRKGDPKLVFDFLKTCINNIMPGSNQFIVELKLFIIWNVGNNEKYDYTLEDLQAKEKFCLELMELLEQMGAGECTIKALIYFELYKCRDQLAKLQPKEDEEQEVSNRILNRKLLDRSWSMLKWSVGAPPQLRQLMQQIDGIQELENHH from the exons ATGGACAGTGATTGTGATGCCCTGAGATTGGCCCTTGTGCACCACTTGGGTGCACTCCACACCGATGACTACCCCTGGGCACTCGGTGTGTCCCCCTTGGGCGGTCGTGGCCTCTTTGCCGTGCGGGACATCCGCACGGATGAGGTCATCTTTGAGGATCACCCAATCGTGGTGGGTCCGCGTGCTGGTCGCGACGAAGATGCAACATGTGTCGTGTGCCATGCACACGTGTCACGGTGTGAGGTGTGCCCAAGGGGCTGTGGTCTACCCATATGCAACACAAATTCCACATGTGCAAGTAGCGAGAATCACGTCGCTGAATGCAATCTCGTGGCATCGTGGAAGCCCCTCAAGCCCGAAACTGTGTCCAACAGCATCCTCAGGGCTCTTACCCCAATAAGGAGTCTCCTGTTGCCTCCTGAAGCATTGGCTCTTCTCAATATGCTCCAG gcCAACCATTGCAATCAATCGGAAGTTGATATCAATCGAGCTGTTGCagaattcagcaattttccccacaacaATCCAGAAATTCTCAAGCAATTGTACAAGACATCAGCAGTGCTCAATACCAATGCCTTTGAGACGAAACTGGTGTCGGAATATGAGGATCGGAAGAGCCTTCGAGGTTCGGGAAGAG GACTCTACCCCTTGGCCTGCATGATGAATCATCAATGTGTGCCCAATGTGAGGTACTGCTTCGATGCAAAACACGTTATGCGCGTCCAGGCCACCAAAGTCATTCCACGTGGCGAAGAAATCTTCACGTCCTACATTCAAATCTTCTGGGGCACCTACGCACGACGTGTCCATTTGACGGCAACAAAGGACTTCATGTGCAACTGTGCACGATGCACAGATCCCACA GAGTGTGGAACATATTTATCAGCTCTCTGCTGCCCCAAGGAGTCATGCAAGGGTCGTATGTTGCCAGTGAATCCCCTACATTTGGGTTCTGCATGGTCATGCGATAAGTGCAGTACTCAGCTGAATAACAAGAAGATAGCTCGTGTGCAGGATGTTCTTTCAGCACAAATTATCACAAAACTCCGCAAGGGAGACCCAAAGCTTGTGTTTGACTTCCTCAAGACTTGCATCAACAACATCATGCCAGGATCGaatcaatttattgttgaATTGAAGCTCTTTATCATCTGGAATGTGgggaataatgaaaaatatg ATTACACGTTGGAGGATTTGCAGGCTAAGGAGAAGTTTTGCCTGGAGCTGATGGAATTACTTGAGCAAATGGGTGCTGGTGAATGTACAATAAAAGCTCTAATCTACTTTGAGCTTTACAAGTGTCGGGATCAATTAGCAAAATTGCAACCAAAGGAGGATGAG gAACAGGAAGTAAGCAATCGGATTTTAAATCGTAAACTCCTCGATAGAAGTTGGTCAATGCTCAAATGGAGTGTTGGAGCACCACCGCAACTTCGGCAGCTCATGCAGCAAATAGATGGAATCCAAGAACTTGAGAATcatcattga
- the LOC129788815 gene encoding SET domain-containing protein SmydA-8 isoform X3: MDSDCDALRLALVHHLGALHTDDYPWALGVSPLGGRGLFAVRDIRTDEVIFEDHPIVVGPRAGRDEDATCVVCHAHVSRCEVCPRGCGLPICNTNSTCASSENHVAECNLVASWKPLKPETVSNSILRALTPIRSLLLPPEALALLNMLQANHCNQSEVDINRAVAEFSNFPHNNPEILKQLYKTSAVLNTNAFETKLVSEYEDRKSLRGSGRGLYPLACMMNHQCVPNVRYCFDAKHVMRVQATKVIPRGEEIFTSYIQIFWGTYARRVHLTATKDFMCNCARCTDPTECGTYLSALCCPKESCKGRMLPVNPLHLGSAWSCDKCSTQLNNKKIARVQDVLSAQIITKLRKGDPKLVFDFLKTCINNIMPGSNQFIVELKLFIIWNVGNNEKYDYTLEDLQAKEKFCLELMELLEQMGAGECTIKALIYFELYKCRDQLAKLQPKEDEISFSRCKGVVCLPN, encoded by the exons ATGGACAGTGATTGTGATGCCCTGAGATTGGCCCTTGTGCACCACTTGGGTGCACTCCACACCGATGACTACCCCTGGGCACTCGGTGTGTCCCCCTTGGGCGGTCGTGGCCTCTTTGCCGTGCGGGACATCCGCACGGATGAGGTCATCTTTGAGGATCACCCAATCGTGGTGGGTCCGCGTGCTGGTCGCGACGAAGATGCAACATGTGTCGTGTGCCATGCACACGTGTCACGGTGTGAGGTGTGCCCAAGGGGCTGTGGTCTACCCATATGCAACACAAATTCCACATGTGCAAGTAGCGAGAATCACGTCGCTGAATGCAATCTCGTGGCATCGTGGAAGCCCCTCAAGCCCGAAACTGTGTCCAACAGCATCCTCAGGGCTCTTACCCCAATAAGGAGTCTCCTGTTGCCTCCTGAAGCATTGGCTCTTCTCAATATGCTCCAG gcCAACCATTGCAATCAATCGGAAGTTGATATCAATCGAGCTGTTGCagaattcagcaattttccccacaacaATCCAGAAATTCTCAAGCAATTGTACAAGACATCAGCAGTGCTCAATACCAATGCCTTTGAGACGAAACTGGTGTCGGAATATGAGGATCGGAAGAGCCTTCGAGGTTCGGGAAGAG GACTCTACCCCTTGGCCTGCATGATGAATCATCAATGTGTGCCCAATGTGAGGTACTGCTTCGATGCAAAACACGTTATGCGCGTCCAGGCCACCAAAGTCATTCCACGTGGCGAAGAAATCTTCACGTCCTACATTCAAATCTTCTGGGGCACCTACGCACGACGTGTCCATTTGACGGCAACAAAGGACTTCATGTGCAACTGTGCACGATGCACAGATCCCACA GAGTGTGGAACATATTTATCAGCTCTCTGCTGCCCCAAGGAGTCATGCAAGGGTCGTATGTTGCCAGTGAATCCCCTACATTTGGGTTCTGCATGGTCATGCGATAAGTGCAGTACTCAGCTGAATAACAAGAAGATAGCTCGTGTGCAGGATGTTCTTTCAGCACAAATTATCACAAAACTCCGCAAGGGAGACCCAAAGCTTGTGTTTGACTTCCTCAAGACTTGCATCAACAACATCATGCCAGGATCGaatcaatttattgttgaATTGAAGCTCTTTATCATCTGGAATGTGgggaataatgaaaaatatg ATTACACGTTGGAGGATTTGCAGGCTAAGGAGAAGTTTTGCCTGGAGCTGATGGAATTACTTGAGCAAATGGGTGCTGGTGAATGTACAATAAAAGCTCTAATCTACTTTGAGCTTTACAAGTGTCGGGATCAATTAGCAAAATTGCAACCAAAGGAGGATGAG atttctttctctCGGTGCAAGGGGGTTGTCTGTTTGCCAAATTAA